In Vigna angularis cultivar LongXiaoDou No.4 chromosome 8, ASM1680809v1, whole genome shotgun sequence, one DNA window encodes the following:
- the LOC108346023 gene encoding protein PIGMENT DEFECTIVE 338, chloroplastic isoform X2, producing MTLILRSCKSLLLLNSSLPLNHVRNPLRNKQHASPVKLPSPKFCPFTNKFTILGATHVPLCSKNEEFVVDDRIQEFETLELLDKPSLVTSRNGSSSETDVHREMDSTEEETLALAPFVKFLKGGDDSVVEEKEDGGVLEGSKGRDGVGDECGEDEKGCAEYYEPKPGDFVVGVVVSGNENKLNVNVGSDLLGTMLTKEVLPLYSKEMEHLLCDVSKAEESFMVEGRMGIVKNDDAMVGGPVTGGTVVEIGTILFAEVLGRTLAGRPLLSTRRLFRRIAWHRLRQIKQLGEPVEVRITEWNTKGLLTRIEGLRAFLPKAELMKRVNSFSELKENEKLYLREGTLLEGTVKKILPYGAQIRIGETNRSGLLHVSDITRARIPSITDILSVGEKVKVLVVKSQSPDKISLSIADLESEPGQFLSNKERVFLEADMMAKKYREKLPPAFVSQQPESLQNSALPFENEALYANWKWFKFER from the exons ATGACACTGATTCTTCGTTCTTGTAAGTCCCTTTTACTTCTCAATTCTTCATTACCTCTTAATCATGTCAGAAACCCTTTGAGGAACAAACAACATGCCAGCCCCGTGAAACTTCCATCTCCTAAATTTTGCccttttacaaataaatttacaattttgGGTGCTACCCATGTTCCACTTTGTTCCAAGAACGAGGAATTTGTGGTTGATGATAGAATCCAAGAGTTCGAAACGCTAGAGTTGCTGGACAAACCTTCACTAGTAACCAGTAGAAATGGGTCATCTTCTGAAACTGACGTGCACAGAGAGATGGATTCTACTGAAGAGGAGACTTTGGCATTGGCACCCTTTGTGAAGTTCTTAAAGGGAGGTGATGATTCTGTGGTGGAGGAGAAGGAAGATGGTGGGGTGTTGGAAGGTTCTAAGGGAAGAGATGGTGTGGGTGATGAGTGTGGAGAAGATGAGAAGGGTTGTGCGGAGTACTATGAGCCCAAACCCGGGGATTTTGTGGTTGGTGTTGTGGTTTCAGGTAATGAGAACAAGCTCAATGTGAATGTGGGGTCGGATTTACTGGGGACAATGTTGACAAAGGAAGTGCTTCCCTTATATAGCAAAGAGATGGAGCACTTGTTGTGTGATGTGAGTAAGGCTGAAGAGAGTTTTATGGTTGAGGGAAGGATGGGGATTGTGAAGAATGATGATGCAATGGTTGGGGGGCCAGTAACTGGGGGAACTGTTGTAGAAATTGGGACCATTTTGTTTGCTGAGGTTCTGGGTAGGACACTTGCTGGTAGGCCACTGCTTTCTACCAGAAGGCTCTTCCGCCGGATTGCCTGGCATCGGCTTAGGCAG ATAAAACAACTGGGTGAACCTGTAGAAGTTAGAATCACTGAGTGGAATACTAAGGGCCTACTGACAAGGATTGAG GGTTTGCGAGCTTTCCTTCCCAAAGCTGAGCTTATGAAAAGAGTAAATAGCTTTTCTgagttgaaagaaaat GAAAAGCTGTATCTTCGAGAAGGAACACTTCTTGAAGGGACTGTAAAAAAGATCCTTCCTTATGGAGCCCAAATAAGAATAGGAGAAACAAATAGAAG TGGATTGCTACATGTTTCAGATATCACTCGAGCCCGAATTCCTTCCATCACAGACATACTTTCTGTTGGTGAGAAGGTTAAAGTTCTGGTCGTGAAGTCACAGTCTCCTGATAAAATTTCTTTAAG TATTGCAGACCTTGAAAGTGAACCTGGCCAATTTCTTTCTAATAAAGAG AGAGTATTTCTGGAGGCTGATATGATGGCCAAGAAATACCGGGAAAAGCTACCTCCAGCTTTTGTCTCTCAACAACCAGAAAGCCTTCAAAACAGTGCCCTGCCGTTTGAAAATGAAGCACTTTATGCTAACTGGAAATGGTTCAAGTTTGAGAGATAA
- the LOC108346023 gene encoding protein PIGMENT DEFECTIVE 338, chloroplastic isoform X1: MTLILRSCKSLLLLNSSLPLNHVRNPLRNKQHASPVKLPSPKFCPFTNKFTILGATHVPLCSKNEEFVVDDRIQEFETLELLDKPSLVTSRNGSSSETDVHREMDSTEEETLALAPFVKFLKGGDDSVVEEKEDGGVLEGSKGRDGVGDECGEDEKGCAEYYEPKPGDFVVGVVVSGNENKLNVNVGSDLLGTMLTKEVLPLYSKEMEHLLCDVSKAEESFMVEGRMGIVKNDDAMVGGPVTGGTVVEIGTILFAEVLGRTLAGRPLLSTRRLFRRIAWHRLRQIKQLGEPVEVRITEWNTKGLLTRIEGLRAFLPKAELMKRVNSFSELKENIGRCMHVQIIQVDEADNSLIISEREAWEKLYLREGTLLEGTVKKILPYGAQIRIGETNRSGLLHVSDITRARIPSITDILSVGEKVKVLVVKSQSPDKISLSIADLESEPGQFLSNKERVFLEADMMAKKYREKLPPAFVSQQPESLQNSALPFENEALYANWKWFKFER, encoded by the exons ATGACACTGATTCTTCGTTCTTGTAAGTCCCTTTTACTTCTCAATTCTTCATTACCTCTTAATCATGTCAGAAACCCTTTGAGGAACAAACAACATGCCAGCCCCGTGAAACTTCCATCTCCTAAATTTTGCccttttacaaataaatttacaattttgGGTGCTACCCATGTTCCACTTTGTTCCAAGAACGAGGAATTTGTGGTTGATGATAGAATCCAAGAGTTCGAAACGCTAGAGTTGCTGGACAAACCTTCACTAGTAACCAGTAGAAATGGGTCATCTTCTGAAACTGACGTGCACAGAGAGATGGATTCTACTGAAGAGGAGACTTTGGCATTGGCACCCTTTGTGAAGTTCTTAAAGGGAGGTGATGATTCTGTGGTGGAGGAGAAGGAAGATGGTGGGGTGTTGGAAGGTTCTAAGGGAAGAGATGGTGTGGGTGATGAGTGTGGAGAAGATGAGAAGGGTTGTGCGGAGTACTATGAGCCCAAACCCGGGGATTTTGTGGTTGGTGTTGTGGTTTCAGGTAATGAGAACAAGCTCAATGTGAATGTGGGGTCGGATTTACTGGGGACAATGTTGACAAAGGAAGTGCTTCCCTTATATAGCAAAGAGATGGAGCACTTGTTGTGTGATGTGAGTAAGGCTGAAGAGAGTTTTATGGTTGAGGGAAGGATGGGGATTGTGAAGAATGATGATGCAATGGTTGGGGGGCCAGTAACTGGGGGAACTGTTGTAGAAATTGGGACCATTTTGTTTGCTGAGGTTCTGGGTAGGACACTTGCTGGTAGGCCACTGCTTTCTACCAGAAGGCTCTTCCGCCGGATTGCCTGGCATCGGCTTAGGCAG ATAAAACAACTGGGTGAACCTGTAGAAGTTAGAATCACTGAGTGGAATACTAAGGGCCTACTGACAAGGATTGAG GGTTTGCGAGCTTTCCTTCCCAAAGCTGAGCTTATGAAAAGAGTAAATAGCTTTTCTgagttgaaagaaaat ATTGGACGCTGTATGCATGTACAAATTATTCAAGTAGATGAAGCTGATAACAGTTTGATAATTAGTGAGAGGGAAGCTTGG GAAAAGCTGTATCTTCGAGAAGGAACACTTCTTGAAGGGACTGTAAAAAAGATCCTTCCTTATGGAGCCCAAATAAGAATAGGAGAAACAAATAGAAG TGGATTGCTACATGTTTCAGATATCACTCGAGCCCGAATTCCTTCCATCACAGACATACTTTCTGTTGGTGAGAAGGTTAAAGTTCTGGTCGTGAAGTCACAGTCTCCTGATAAAATTTCTTTAAG TATTGCAGACCTTGAAAGTGAACCTGGCCAATTTCTTTCTAATAAAGAG AGAGTATTTCTGGAGGCTGATATGATGGCCAAGAAATACCGGGAAAAGCTACCTCCAGCTTTTGTCTCTCAACAACCAGAAAGCCTTCAAAACAGTGCCCTGCCGTTTGAAAATGAAGCACTTTATGCTAACTGGAAATGGTTCAAGTTTGAGAGATAA
- the LOC108344301 gene encoding cytochrome P450 82A4 has product MESLQTALSPLTVAVLVLIPPFLYLFLVLHRTRIKEPPTIPGAWPIIGHLPLLARSPATHYLLGTLADHHGPIFSINIGTVKTVVISNWEMAKECFTTNDVAVSYRPYLVACQNMTYNLAMLGFAPYGQFWRDMRKNVAFVFLADHRIDALSHVRISEVRTSAKELYHKWKRGKTEKDFFTVDMTQWLKEVAFNVVLRMVAGKRYFGEEAVVEVEEARICLATFKEYMRLFGVFTIGDAVPWLRRFDFGGHEKAMRENFKQLDAVVGEWLEEHKRKRKLDGEKGEKGGDFMESMLLEFDGTNIHGFDSDTIIKATAMALILGGTDTSSASNIWTLSLLLNNPGTLKKVMEEIDTHIGKERLVTESDTNKLVYLHAVVKESLRLYPPTPLNAPREFREDCKLGEYHVKKGTRLITNLWKIQTDPKIWPEPLEFKPERFLTTHKDVDVKGKHFELIPFGSGRRICPGVTFGLRTSYLTLANFLHCFHVSKPSTEPIDMTSAVELTNVKVTPLQVLIKPRLAPSLYESM; this is encoded by the exons ATGGAGTCACTCCAAACTGCTCTTTCTCCTCTCACAGTTGCAGTTCTGGTTCTAATCCCGCCATTCCTCTACCTCTTCCTTGTGCTCCACCGCACCAGAATCAAAGAACCACCCACAATCCCTGGTGCGTGGCCGATTATCGGCCACCTCCCCCTGCTAGCGCGGTCCCCCGCCACCCACTACCTCCTGGGCACGTTGGCGGACCACCATGGTCCCATCTTCAGCATCAATATAGGCACAGTGAAAACCGTAGTCATCAGCAACTGGGAAATGGCGAAAGAGTGCTTCACCACAAACGACGTCGCTGTGTCCTACCGCCCCTACCTTGTGGCCTGCCAAAACATGACCTACAACCTCGCCATGCTAGGATTCGCACCCTACGGGCAATTTTGGCGTGACATGAGGAAAAATGTTGCGTTCGTGTTCCTCGCAGACCACCGCATCGACGCGCTCTCACACGTGCGCATCTCCGAGGTGAGAACCTCGGCGAAAGAGCTTTACCACAAGTGGAAACGTGGGAAAACGGAGAAGGACTTTTTTACGGTAGACATGACGCAGTGGCTGAAGGAAGTTGCGTTCAACGTGGTGCTGAGGATGGTTGCCGGGAAGAGGTACTTCGGAGAAGAAGCGGTGGTTGAGGTGGAAGAAGCGCGAATATGTTTGGCGACGTTCAAAGAATACATGCGGCTGTTTGGGGTTTTCACGATAGGGGACGCGGTGCCGTGGCTGAGGCGGTTCGATTTCGGAGGGCATGAGAAGGCCATGAGGGAGAATTTCAAGCAGCTGGATGCTGTGGTTGGGGAATGGTTGGAAGAAcacaaaaggaaaaggaaattgGACGGCGAGAAAGGTGAGAAAGGGGGAGATTTCATGGAATCGATGCTGTTGGAGTTCGATGGAACCAACATTCATGGGTTTGATTCTGATACTATCATCAAAGCCACGGCAATG GCATTGATTTTGGGAGGAACAGACACAAGCTCCGCTAGTAACATCTGGACTCTGTCTCTGCTACTGAACAATCCTGGCACATTGAAGAAAGTAATGGAAGAAATTGACACTCACATTGGGAAAGAGAGACTTGTGACTGAGTCAGATACGAACAAGTTGGTGTACCTTCATGCAGTTGTTAAGGAGTCACTGAGGCTATATCCACCCACTCCTCTTAATGCTCCTCGTGAATTCAGAGAAGATTGCAAGCTTGGAGAATACCATGTGAAGAAAGGAACTCGTCTGATCACAAACTTGTGGAAGATCCAAACAGACCCTAAGATTTGGCCGGAGCCATTGGAGTTCAAGCCTGAAAGGTTCCTCACCACACACAAAGATGTGGATGTAAAGGGAAAACACTTTGAGCTCATCCCTTTTGGAAGTGGTAGGAGGATATGCCCTGGAGTGAcctttggccttagaacttctTACTTAACTTTGGCAAACTTTCTTCACTGTTTTCATGTCTCTAAACCCTCAACTGAACCCATAGATATGACTTCAGCTGTGGAATTGACCAATGTTAAGGTTACTCCTCTTCAAGTTCTCATCAAACCTCGTTTGGCTCCTAGTCTTTATGAAAGCATGTAA